Proteins from a genomic interval of Capsicum annuum cultivar UCD-10X-F1 chromosome 4, UCD10Xv1.1, whole genome shotgun sequence:
- the LOC107868526 gene encoding protein FREE1 has protein sequence MVTPNSGISKERPKKKVQPKQKYPARTTACLDPFPLKEEIESLIRNKAQSSLQFPDSKKMQQGDYPYYSYPNSGHISPAPIPNPAPSPPSYASAPPFSATYTPSSDYASYPPPYTYNNPDLLSTAPPPPPLSPAPAPVVQQPQYSSPFPSFESHGPYYPTLTPTPTPNSSYPSVYPAQNYDNSTGKFDHNGAYFDEKLDNYGNYGSRRGEFGQDSYVKRAESGYGNDGYGDGDGVYAYQGSKVEPYGARGTSSKSSTWSSSFDDFGRPIGYNSPKERSSAPAAKIVKAVPKVDTQQDVKSGVQKFRVKLLAESGGQSTQDVLCQIGLDGIRMLDPSTSRTLRIYPLDTITRCDVMDSSTLVFWSKSAVDIDPRRIRLQSNSYTTSSLLDTVTAATVQFKEMGGSIRSSESPKVAEQPTEKKKGLADWINIVKPVNEEKDHWVPDEAVSKCTACGSAFNAFVRKHHCRNCGDIFCDKCTQGRTALTADENAPVVRVCDRCSAEVSRRLSSAKETVNRSSGLHSHEDLAKKLQEEMERNRRESSGSRQDRSGRMKEVACPTCTVHLQVQVPSSGSETIECGVCQHPFLISSH, from the exons ATGGTGACCCCAAATTCGGGTATATCAAAGGAAAGGCCCAAGAAAAAAGTTCAGCCCAAGCAAAAATACCCGGCAAGAACAACTGCTTGTCTGGATCCTTTTCCTTTGAAGGAAGAAATAGAATCACTGATCAGAAACAAAGCTCAAAGCTCTCTGCAATTTCCCGACTCCAAAAAAATGCAACAAGGAGATTATCCCTACTACAGCTACCCCAATTCTGGCCATATATCGCCGGCTCCGATTCCAAACCCCGCCCCTTCACCACCGTCATACGCCTCTGCTCCGCCCTTCTCCGCCACTTACACTCCCTCTTCCGATTACGCATCTTATCCTCCTCCTTATACCTACAACAATCCCGATTTACTCTCCACTGCTCCACCTCCGCCTCCTCTGTCTCCGGCGCCGGCTCCGGTAGTGCAACAGCCTCAATACTCCTCTCCGTTTCCGTCATTTGAATCTCATGGACCTTATTATCCTACCTTGACTCCGACTCCGACTCCGAATTCTTCGTATCCTTCAGTTTATCCAGCTCAAAATTACGATAATAGTACTGGAAAATTCGATCATAACGGGgcttattttgatgaaaaattggataattatggaaattatggttCACGGAGAGGTGAATTTGGGCAAGATAGTTATGTTAAACGAGCTGAAAGTGGATATGGTAATGATGGTTATGGTGATGGTGATGGAGTTTATGCCTATCAGGGTAGTAAAGTAGAGCCTTATGGGGCAAGAGGGACTAGTTCAAAGTCATCGACTTGGTCGTCGAGCTTCGATGATTTTGGGAGGCCAATTGGGTATAATTCTCCAAAGGAACGCTCATCAGCTCCAGCTGCGAAGATTGTTAAGGCTGTTCCTAAGGTCGATACACAGCAGGATGTGAAAAGTGGTGTGCAGAAGTTTAGGGTGAAGTTGTTAGCTGAAAGTGGTGGACAGAGTACTCAGGATGTTCTTTGCCAG ATTGGCTTGGATGGAATCCGCATGTTGGACCCGAGCACTAGCCGGACATTAAGAATATACCCTCTTGACACGATAACTCGATGTGAT GTAATGGATTCATCTACCCTTGTGTTCTGGTCAAAAAGTGCAGTGGATATAGATCCGAGGCGTATCAGACTGCAGTCAAACAGTTACACAACCAGTTCCCTTTTAGATACAGTCACGGCTGCAACTGTGCAG TTCAAGGAGATGGGTGGAAGCATCAGGTCTTCTGAATCTCCAAAAGTGGCTGAACAGCCTACCGAGAAGAAGAAAGGTCTTGCTGATTGGATTAATATAGTGAAGCCTGTCAATGAGGAGAAAGATCACTGG GTTCCTGATGAAGCAGTTTCCAAGTGCACAGCTTGTGGATCAGCCTTTAATGCTTTTGTGCGCAAG CATCACTGTCGGAACTGTGGAGACATTTTCTGTGACAAATGCACTCAGGGAAGAACTGCACTGACAGCTGATGAGAATGCACCagttgttagagtttgtgaccgaTGTTCG GCTGAGGTTTCTCGTCGGTTAAGCAGCGCAAAGGAAACTGTAAATAGGTCATCTGGATTGCATAGTCATGAAGACCTTGCCAAGAAGCTTCAG GAGGAGATGGAGAGAAACCGAAGAGAATCATCTG GCTCTAGACAAGATCGTTCAGGGAGGATGAAAGAGGTTGCGTGCCCTACTTGTACTGTACATTTGCAG GTTCAAGTTCCGAGCTCAGGTTCCGAGACTATAGAATGTGGGGTTTGCCAGCATCCGTTCCTCATTAGTTCACACTGA
- the LOC107866861 gene encoding GDSL esterase/lipase EXL3, translating to MVHNIIVILLISFAILIVNCCEGKVQLPKNVVVKAVFAFGDSIVDQGSNNYIETIVKCNFPPYGKDFNGGMPTGRFCNGKTPADLLVEELGIKEAVPSYLDPNLKSEDLKTGVSFASGGCGFDPLTATIVSAIPLSTQLTQFKEYIGKIEGLVGKEEAKYIINNSLFLVVAGSDDLANTYFTAGVRLEKDINTYTDLMVAKASEFIQELYNLGARRFGIFGIPPIGCLPSQRTLAGGPDRRCAKEYNEAAQLANKKFSTGIDSLSNKLAQSKLVFIDIYNPLLDLIVNPHKYGFEEVEKGCCGTGKIEVTILCNKFSGTCEDDTKYLFWDSYHPTEKGYRILVDEILKKDINKFF from the exons atgGTGCATAATATCATTGTTATTTTGCTCATTTCTTTTGCGATACTAATTGTCAATTGCTGTGAAGGGAAAGTGCAGTTACCAAAGAATGTGGTTGTAAAAGCTGTATTTGCATTTGGAGATTCAATTGTTGATCAGGGAAGTAATAATTATATAGAAACTATAGTTAAATGTAATTTTCCACCTTATGGTAAAGACTTCAATGGTGGAATGCCTACCGGAAGATTCTGCAACGGCAAGACGCCGGCCGACTTGCTAG TTGAAGAATTGGGGATAAAAGAGGCTGTGCCATCTTACTTAGATCCAAATTTGAAAAGTGAAGACCTAAAAACTGGAGTAAGCTTTGCATCTGGTGGTTGTGGATTTGACCCTCTTACGGCTACCATCGTG TCAGCCATACCCCTATCAACACAATTAACTCAATTCAAAGAATATATTGGGAAGATAGAAGGATTAGTTGGGAAAGAAGAAGccaaatatattataaataatagcCTATTTTTGGTGGTTGCTGGAAGTGATGATCTTGCTAATACATATTTCACTGCTGGAGTTAGACTGGAAAAGGATATTAATACCTACACTGATCTCATGGTGGCCAAGGCTTCTGAATTTATCCAA GAATTGTACAATTTAGGAGCAAGAAGATTTGGGATTTTTGGAATTCCACCAATAGGGTGTTTGCCATCACAGAGAACACTAGCTGGAGGGCCAGATAGAAGATGTGCTAAGGAATACAATGAAGCAGCCCAATTGGCCAACAAAAAATTCTCAACTGGCATTGATTCATTATCCAACAAGTTGGCCCAGTCCAAGCTTGTGTTCATAGATATTTATAATCCTCTTCTTGATCTCATTGTCAACCCTCACAAATATG GTTTTGAAGAAGTCGAGAAAGGGTGTTGTGGCACAGGAAAAATAGAGGTGACAATATTATGCAACAAATTCAGTGGAACATGTGAAGATgatacaaaatatttattttgggacAGTTACCATCCAACTGAAAAAGGTTACAGAATTCTTGTTGATGAGATCCTCAAAAAAGATATCAACAAATTCTTCTAG